In Thermodesulfobacteriota bacterium, a single genomic region encodes these proteins:
- a CDS encoding KpsF/GutQ family sugar-phosphate isomerase produces MENDRIARAARVLSVEASAIEEIRKKVDASFGKAVDLLRSARGKVVVTGMGKSGLIARKIASTMASTGTPAFFLHAADGIHGDLGMVRRGDVVIALSNSGETEEIVRLLPVFQRIGLPVIALTGKPDSTLGKYADVVLDVGVPEEACPLGLAPTASTTATLAMGDALAVVLFEEKGFSEEDFARLHPGGALGRKLQTVADLMHKGDAIPLVAQETPLKDALLVISQKLLGVTGVLDGNGDLAGVITDGDIRRATQAGVDLYKATAAEIMSRSPKRIGEKELAAAALRKMEEHSITSLFVFDASSPMRPVGIVHIHDLLKAGVG; encoded by the coding sequence GTGGAAAACGACCGGATCGCGCGCGCCGCGCGGGTCCTCTCCGTCGAGGCGTCCGCGATCGAGGAGATCCGGAAGAAGGTCGACGCGTCCTTCGGGAAGGCGGTGGACCTGCTGCGGTCGGCGCGGGGGAAAGTCGTCGTCACCGGGATGGGGAAATCGGGGCTGATCGCCCGGAAGATCGCATCGACGATGGCGTCCACCGGCACGCCCGCCTTCTTCCTCCACGCCGCCGACGGGATCCACGGGGACCTCGGCATGGTGCGGCGGGGCGACGTGGTCATCGCGCTTTCCAACTCCGGGGAGACCGAGGAGATCGTCCGCCTGCTGCCGGTGTTCCAGCGGATCGGCCTGCCCGTGATCGCGCTGACCGGGAAGCCCGACTCCACCCTCGGAAAATACGCGGACGTCGTCCTCGACGTCGGCGTGCCCGAGGAGGCGTGCCCCCTCGGGCTCGCGCCCACCGCTTCCACGACGGCGACGCTGGCGATGGGGGACGCCCTCGCGGTGGTCCTCTTCGAGGAGAAAGGATTCTCCGAGGAGGATTTCGCGCGGCTGCATCCCGGCGGGGCGTTGGGACGGAAGCTTCAGACGGTGGCGGACCTGATGCACAAGGGGGACGCGATCCCGCTGGTCGCCCAGGAAACTCCCCTGAAGGACGCCCTGCTCGTCATCAGCCAGAAGCTGCTGGGGGTCACCGGCGTGCTGGACGGAAACGGGGACCTGGCCGGTGTGATCACCGACGGCGACATCCGCAGGGCCACCCAGGCGGGGGTGGATCTCTACAAGGCGACCGCGGCGGAGATCATGTCCCGGTCGCCGAAGCGGATCGGCGAGAAGGAGCTGGCCGCGGCGGCGCTGCGGAAGATGGAGGAGCACTCCATCACCAGCCTGTTCGTATTCGATGCGTCCTCTCCGATGCGGCCGGTCGGGATCGTCCACATCCACGACCTCCTGAAGGCGGGCGTGGGATGA